GCAGGATTATCTTGACCTGCTGTCGCGCTACGTCGACGTGCATGACACCCAGACCGCGCGCCACCTGCTGGAAGTGCAGCAGCGCCACCTGGGCACCTTCGGCTACGGCGTCAAGAGCATGACCCTGTCGATGATCGAAGCGGCCATCGACATCACCGGCCAGCGCATCGACGCGAAGGACATCCAGCGCATCCTCGACATCGGCCACGACACCCTGCGCCACCCGGTCGAGCTGATCGACGGCGTGCGAGAAGCGGTAGCAGCCATCGCCGAGCACTACCCGGTGGTGCTGATCACCAAGGGTGACCTGTTCCACCAGGAAGCGAAGATCAAGGTCGCCAACCTGGCCGAGCTGTTCCCGCGCATCGAGATCGTTTCGGAGAAGGATCCGGAAACCTACGCCCGCGTGCTGGCCGAGTTCGACCTGCCGATGCAACGCTTCGTGATGGTCGGCAACTCGCTGCGGTCGGACATCGAACCGGTGGTCACCCTCGGTGGCTGGGGCGTGCATACCCCGTATGCGGTCACCTGGGCCCACGAGACCCAGCACGGCGTGGCCGACGACGAACCGCGCATGGTCACCGCCGATACTGCCCACGATTGGCCGGCCGCCCTGGCCGCGATCGAGGCCAAGGCTGCGGCGGCGGCCTGACAGGGCCCGGCGGCTGCGGCAGAATCGGGCCATGAACCACCGACTGCGCATGCTGCTGTTGTGCCTGCTGCTGGCGCCGGCCACCGTGCTGGCCCAGCAGACGGCCGAGCGTTCGGCCAGCTATGAAGTGGACACCGGCGACAGCTGGGTCGATGCCCAGCTGCAGGACATCAACCATTACGCCGAGCGCTACCCGGATGCCTTTCTCGATGAGGTGTCGCGCTATGCCGACGTGCCGCGTGGCTACATCAGCGCGCTGTTCATCACCCACGGTTGGCAGGCTGGGGATATCTACTTCGCCTGTTTCTGGGCCAAGGCCAGCGGCCAGACCTGCCGTGAGAGCGTGCGCGCCTTCAGCCAGGACCGGGAAGGCGGCTGGGAAGCGGTGGTGAAGCGGATGCCAGTGAAGCCGCAGAACCTGCATGTGCGTGCGGTGCGCCACGCCATCGTGGCCAGCTACAGGCACTGGGACCGGCCGATCACCCTGGATGCCACCCTGAAGCGCCAGCTCAACCGGTAGTGCCGGGCCGCGTCCGGTGGGTGCGAACCAAGGTTCGCACCTACCAGGAGCAGTCCGGAGGTTGCCGGCCGGTGGCCGGCACTACCGGTATTTTTCATGTTGCTCTGCATATCGCGGCCGCCACGCACTCCGGCGACAATACGGGTTCGAGCTGTTCCCCGTTCCCGTAATCGAGTGACTGATGAGCGCCTCTTTCGTTTCGCCTGATGTGATCCGCCGCCTGTTCGCGCAGGCCATGTCCCGCATGTACCGCACCGAAGTGCCGCTGTACGGCACGCTGGTGGAACTGGTGGAGCGGATCAATGCGCAGGTGCTTGCCCAGGACCCGGTGCTGGCCGCGCAGCTGGAGCGCAACGATGAGCGTGCACGCCTGGACGAAGAGCGCCATGGCGCGATCCGCGTGGGCACCGTGCAGGAACTGGCCACGCTGCGCCGCCTGTTCGCGGTGATGGGCATGTACCCGGTGGGCTACTACGACCTGTCGGTGGCCGGCGTGCCGGTGCATTCCACCGCGTTCCGCCCGCTCACCGGCGCCGCGCTGGCGCAGAACCCGTTCCGCGTGTTCACCTCGCTGCTGCGCCTGGAGCTGATCGAAGACGAAGCCCTGCGCGCCGAATCGGCGAAGATCCTTGCGCGCCGCCGCATCTTCACCGACGGCGCGCTGGCACTGATCGACCAGGCCGAGCGTGACGGCGGCCTGTCGCAGGCCGATGCCGGGCGCTTCGTCGATGAGGCGCTGGAAACCTTCCGCTGGCACGGCGATGCCACCGTCGACCTGCCCACCTACCACGCGCTGCACAACGCGCATCGCCTGGTGGCTGACGTGGTCAGCTTCCGTGGCCCGCACATCAACCACCTGACCCCGCGCACGCTCGACATCGACGCCGCGCAGGTGGCCATGATCGAACACGGCATGGCGGCCAAGGCGGTGATCGAAGGCCCGCCGCGCCGCGCCTGCCCGATCCTGCTGCGCCAGACCAGCTTCAAGGCACTGGAAGAGGCGGTGCATTTCCCGGACGCGGAAGGTGGCGATGCCGGCACCCACACCGCGCGCTTCGGCGAGATCGAGCAACGCGGCCTTGCGCTGACCCCGAAGGGCCGCGCGCTGTACGACCAGCTGCTGTCGCAGGCACGCGATGCCGGTGGCGAAGGCAGCACCGGCGGCGATTACGGGCAGCGCCTGCAGGCGGTATTCGCCAGCTTCCCGGATGACCACGACACCCTGCGCCAGGAAGGCCTGGGCTACTACCGCTACCAGTTGACCGACGCCGGCCGGGCTGCGCCCGAGCGCGTGGCCGATCTGCCGGCGGAAGTGCTGGTGGCCGCGGGCCTGGCCACGGCCGATCCGATTGTCTATGAGGATTTCCTGCCGGTCAGCGCCGCGGGCATCTTCCAGTCGAACCTCGGCGGTGAAGAACAGCGCGCCTATGCCGCACACGCCAACCGCGAGGCCTTCGAGCAGGCGCTGGGCGTGGCGGTGAATGACGAGTTCGAAATCTACGAGCGGCTGCAGGCCGAATCGTTGGCGGCGCTGCGCGGGTAAACCGCTCGCCGTGGCGCGGAGCGTGGGCTCGGCTCTACAGGGATTCTGCGGAGCGGCCCCTTGTAGAGCCGAGCCATGCTCGGCTGCACAGGGATGGGGAGTCGAGCATGGCTCGACTCTACAGCCGCGGGCGTCAGCCCTTCATCGTGCCGGTATCCAGCCAGCGCTGGTGCCACGACAACGCTTCCGGCAGCAGGTGCGGGGTGTGCTTGCCGTAACTCTCGCGGCTGGCACGGTCGAAGTAGTCCTGCAGCTGCGGGCGGAAATCCGGATGCGCGCAGTTGTCGATCAGCACCTGCGCGCGCTTGCGCGGGGTCAGCCCACGCAGGTCGGCCAGGCCCTGTTCGGTCACGATCACCGACACGTCGTGCTCGGTGTGGTCCACATGGCTGGCCATCGGCACGATCGCCGAAATGGTGCCGTTCTTGGCGGTGGACGGGCTCAGGAACGCCGACAGGAAACCGTTGCGGGCAAAGTCACCCGAACCGCCGATGCCATTCATGATCCGGGTGCCCATCACGTGCGTCGAATTGACGTTGCCGTAGATGTCCACCTCGATCATGCCGTTCATGCCGATGCAGCCGAGGCGACGCACCAGTTCCGGGTGGTTGGAGATTTCCTGCGTGCGCATGATGATGCGCTCGCGGTAGAAATCGATGTTTTCCTTGAACGTCTCGTTGGCCTGCGGGCTCAGCGCGAAGCCGGTGCACGAGGCATAGCTCAGCACGCCGTCGCGCAGCAGGTCGAGCATGCCGTCCTGGATCACCTCGGTGAACGCAGCCAGATCGCGGAAACCGCTCTTGGCCAGGCCGGCCAGCACGGCGTTGGGGATGTTGCCCACGCCCGACTGCAGCGGCAGCAGGTTCGGCGGCAGGCGGCCCTTCTTCACTTCGTGCTGCAGGAACTCGATCAGGTGCGAGGCGATCTGTTCACTGGTCGCATCGATCGGGCTGAACGGGCTGTTACGGTCCGGACCGTTGGTGCGCACCACGGCCACGATCTTGTCCGGGTCGCAGCGCAGCGCGGTGTCGCCGATGCGGTCGTTGGCGTTCACCAGCGGAATCGGCTTGCGGTGCGGCGGCAACGCGGTGCCGTAGTAGATGTCATGCATGCCGTCGACGCCGGCCGGCTGCCATTCGTTGACCTCGACGATCACCTTCTTCGCCAGGTCCAGCCAGGTCTTGTTGTTGCCGACCGAGGTGGACGGCACCAGCGAACCGTCCTCGCGGATGGCCGAGACTTCGATCACGGCGGTATCGATCTCGCCGTAGAAACCGAACCACACGTGCTGGGCCACGTGGCTGAGGTGGATGTCGATGTAATCCAGCTTGCCCTCGTTGATGCGGTTGCGTGCATCCGGGTCGCTCTGGAAGGGCATGCGCATGGCGATGCCATCGGCCTTGGCCAGCGCGCCATCGAGTTCCGGCGCGGTGGAGGCGCCGGTCATCAGCTTGATCTGGAAGGGCTTGCCTTGGGCATGCACCGCTTCGATGCGGCGGGCCAGTTCCACGGGAACGGCCTTGGGATACCCGGAGCCGGTGAAGCCGCTCATGGCCACGGTTTCACCGGGCTGGATCAGCGCGGCTGCGGCCTCGGCGGAGACCACGCGGTCACGGAGACGCGCGTTGGCGATGCGATCAACAGACATGACGACAGTGTTTCTGGGGGGAATCCCGATTATCGGCCATCCTCATCCGTACGGGGGGTTCTACCTTCGTGGAATGGCTTTTCCCCGGAGGGCTCACCCATACCCGCCGGTTTTGTTTTGCAGTGCAGCGTGCAAAGTGCTTTCGCAGCCCGCACGATGGCCCTGCATCCCGACGTGGGGGAGGGAGCAGAGCCCGCTGGCAGTTCGCTGCAAGCGGGCTTTTTTATTGCCTGTCGCCCAGTATGAATGCGCGCACTTGGCGCGGGGTCGGATCCTTTTGCCAAAGGCAAAAGGCTCTGGCCCCACCCGCGGCATTCCTGGGGGCAGAGCCCTTCGCCGATGGCAAAGGGATCCGACCCCAGCCGGTCGATACAATCAGGGCATGACCCTCGCCCCCGCTGAACTGCCCGCTTCCCTGCAGCCCGTTGTCGACCGCGCCTTGTCGCGTTTGGCCCAGGTGCTGCCCGAGCCCGCCCCGGCCGACCTGTTGCCGCTGCTGACCCGGCTGGCGGTGGCCAGCGACTTCGCCCTGGATACCCTGGTGCGGCAACCGGCCCTGCTGGCGCAGCTGGCCGCGCCCGGTTGCCCGCCGATCCCGGCGCCGGTGCTCGACCCGCTGCAGTCCAGCGACTGGCCGGCACAGCTGCGGCGCTGGCGTGCGGCGATGTCCACGCGGCTGATCTGGCGCGACCTGGCCGGGCTGGACGACGTGGCGCAGACCCTGGCCGGCGCCACGACACTCGCAGAAGATTGCCTGCGGCTGGCGCTGGACGCGCTGCAGCAGGAGTTCGCCCAGCGCCACGGCGTGGTTCGCGATGGCGAAGGCGCTCCGCAGCAGCTGGTGGTGTTCGGCCTCGGCAAGCTGGGCGGTGGCGAGCTCAACTTCAGTTCCGATATCGACCTGGTCTACGCCTACGCGCACGGTGGCGAATCCGATGGTCCGCGCGCGCTGGCCGCCGAAGAGTATTTCGCCCGGCTCGGCCAGCGCCTGGCCAAGCTGCTGGATGAAACCACCGTCGATGGCTTCAGCCACCGCGTCGACCTGCGGTTGCGCCCGTTCGGCAGCGCCGGCCGCGTCGCACTGTCATTCGCGGCAATGGACCAGTACTTCCAGCGCGAGGGCCGCGACTGGGAACGCTATGCATGGCTGAAGGCGCGTGCGGTGGCCGGCGACATCGCCGCCGGTGAGGCGTGGCTGCAGACGCTGCGCCCGTTCGTGTACCGCCGCTACCTGGATTTCACCGCGCTCGATGGCCTGCGCGAGATGAAGGCGGCGATCACCGCCGAAGTCGCGCGCCGCGAGTTGCACGAAGACATCAAGCGCGGCGCTGGTGGCATCCGCGAGATCGAGTTCCTGTGCCAGGCGCTGCAGCTGATCCGCGGTGGTCGCGAACCGGCCCTGCGCGAGCGCCGCCTGCTGGTGGCACTGGATGCGCTGGTCGCCGCCGGTCAGATCGCGCCGGCGGATGGCGCGGCGCTGCGCGAGGCCTACCTGTTCCTGCGCCGGCTGGAGAACCGCCTGCAGATGTTGCGCGACGCACAGACCCACGTGCTGCCCAGCGATGCATTGGACCGCGAGCGCATCGCCGTCGGCCTCGGTTACCCCGACTGGGACGTGCTGCGCGCGGCGCTGGCCGTGCAGCAGGCGCGGGTCAGTACCGAATTCGCTGCGCTGCTGGCGCCGCGCAAGGGCCAGGCCGCACCCGACGCACTGGCCAACTACTGGCGCAGCCTGCCCGACGGCAGCAGCGCACCACTGCTGGCCGAGGCCGGCTTCCTCGATGCCAACGGCGCTGACCAGTCGCTGCGCGATTTCGCCCAAAGCACCGGTGTGAAGTCCTTGTCTGATGCCGCGCGTGCGCGGCTGGATCGCGTGCTGCCGGCACTGCTGCATGCCGCCACGCGTTCGCCGCAGCCCGACGCCGCGCTCAAGCGCGTACTCGGCCTGTTGCAGGCGGTGCTGCGCCGGACCAGCTATCTCGCACTGCTGGACGAGCAACCGAGTGCGTTGGCGCGGCTGGTGGATGTGCTGGCGCGCAGTGCACTGCTGGCCGAACGCCTGGCCGCGTATCCGCTGCTGCTGGATGAGCTGCTGGACGTGCGCGTGTCCGGGCCGATGCCCGACGCCGCCGGCATGCTGGCCGAGTGCCAGCAGGTGCTGGCGGTGGAGGATCCCGAATCTGCGCTGCGCTGGCTCAATGAAACGCGGCTGGCACTCAGTTTCCGCATGGCGATGGCCACGCTGGATGGCCGCCAGGGCGCGGTGGACAGCACCCGGCAACTGGCCGAGCTGGCGCAGGCGGTGGTGATCACTGTGCTGGCGATGGCCGAAGCGGACATGCGCGCCGCACACGGGGAGATTCCCGGTGGGCGCTTCGCGATCATCGGCTACGGCAGCCTGGGGGGCCTGGAGCTGGGCTTCGGGTCCGACCTGGACCTGGTGTTCCTGCACGACAACCCCGCCGGGGTGGACGCCAGCGATGGTGCACGGCCGTTGGAGCCGGGCCGCTGGTACGCGCGTCTGGCACAGAAAGTGATGGCACTGCTTGGCGCGGTCACCGCCGCCGGCCGCCTGTACGACATCGACGTGCGCCTGCGCCCGGACGGTGGCAAGGGCTCGCTGGTGTCTTCGTTGGCCAGCTACACCGAATACCAGCGCGAACGCGCATGGACCTGGGAACACCAGGCCTTGGTGCGCGCACGCGGCGTGGCCGGTGATGCCAGCCTGCTGGCCGACTTCGAACAGGTGCGTGCGCAGACGCTGGGACGTGAGCGCGATCCGGCCACGCTGTATGCCGATGTGCTGAAGATGCGTGGCCGCATGCGCACCGAACTGGACCGCAGCGATGCTGTGCGGCTGGACCTGAAGCAGGGTGCGGGTGGCGTGGTGGACCTGGAGTTCCTGCTGCAGACCGGCGTGCTGGCGCGCAGTGCGCAGCACGCGGCGCTGCTGCAGCCGCGCGATACGCCGTCGTTGATCGATGCGCTGGCGGTTGCCGGTTTCCTGCCGGAAGGCACCGCGCAGGCCCTGCATGGCGCGCATGCCACGCTGCTGGACGTAGGCCTGGCCTGCACGCTGGATCGGCGCCCGCGGTTGGCACCGACTACACCAGCGATTGAAGAGGCGTGCGCTGCGATTGCGGCAGCGTGCAGAGCCGCGGCGTTGCCGTTCGGGTGATGCGCGGTCGTGCGGGAATGCGCTCTTGGTAGGTGCCAACCTTGGTTGGCACAACCCATCAGCGTTCATGACCCCGGCAACAGCGTGCCAATCAAGGTTGGCACCTACCAAGGCATGTAGGGGTCAGCTGGCGGCGCGCAGCGGCGCCATCTTCCACAGCAGCGCGCGGAACGGGGCCAGCAGGCAGACGCCGATCGCCAGCTTCACCGCCAGGTCACCCGCCGCCCAGCTCACCCACGGAAGGGCGGAACCAGCAAACGCGATCGACCAGAAAATGGTGGTATCCACCGTCGCGCTGCACGTGGTGGCCACCATCGGTGCGCGCCACCAGCTGCCACGGCGCAGACGATCGAACACGGTGATGTCCAGCAGCTGCGCCACGATGAAGGCCGAGCATGAGGCAATGGCGATGCGCGGCGTCGCCACCCAGATCGACAGCAGCACCGCCACCAGGAAGCCGATCCACGCTACGCGGCGCGCCGGGCCCGGGCCGAAGCGGCGGTTGATCAGGTTGCTGACCAGGAACGCCACCGGATAGCTGAAGGCACCCCAGGTCAGCCAATCGTTGATCGGATACTGCACCAGTACGTTGGACAGCAGCACCACCGCGCCCATCGCCAGCACCGCCAGCACCAGGGCGCGCGGGGTCAGCGGGGCAAACAGAGGGGCAGGACGCACGGACATGGCGAGCCAGGGGACAAGGGGAATCGCCCATTATCCGCCCGGCCCGCGCCAAATCCAAAAACGCTCGTTCAGCTTTACAGCGCCTCGCTCATCACATCGCCCGCGGCGTAGGCGGTCGGCACGTAGGCCAATGCCTGACCCTGCGCGCTCTTCACGGTCCAGCCGGCACCGGCCCCGGTGGGGTCGAAATGCACCCGCTGCCCCACCACGAACGCGGCGGACTGGTCTTCATGCACGCGCGCCGGCCACCGCAGGGTCGCGGTCTGGTCGGCCTTGTCCGGCACCTGCAGCTGCACCTGGCGCTCGCCCTCCGGGGTGGTCTCCACCTTCTTCACCTCCATCGGCGGCAGCGGCACCGCCTTGGTGCGCTGGGCTTTCTCACGGCGTTCGCTGGCCTTGAACGGCGCCTTGGACAGTTCGGACAGGCCTGCCGATGCGGCAAGGGGCACCGAGACCACGATCACCGAGGTGATCAGCACGCTGGCCTCGCTGCTGTTCAACTGTGGCGCGGCGCCAGCATGGGCGGTGGGCACCAGCAGTGCCGAGAGCAGCAGGGCGGACGCGGGAACGCGCAGGCAACGGAACATGGAGACCTCCTGGTCAATGTGAGGACGGCGGCTCAGCGCCGGGTATCGAAGATGTCGCGCGGGCCGGTGGCCTCGGGCAGGTATTCCAGCGGACGGCCCTGGTTGTCCTTCAGCTGCCAGCCCTGATCGTTGCCGGTCGGCTCGAAGTTCACGGTCTGGCCCACGGTGAACTGCACGGCCGGATCACCGATGCCGCGCGGGTACTGCATCGAGGCGGTGTTCCGCGGATCGTTGGCATCGCGCAGCTGCACTTCCCGTCGGCCATCGACGGTGGTGGCGATGGCGCTTACCTGCATCTGCGGCAGCTTGATCTGCTGCGGGCGGGCAAGCGGGCGGCCTGCGTCGGCTGCGTCCTGGGCTTCCTGGGCCGCCGCCGCACGGGCCGCGTTCACCATCTGCGAGGACATCTCCAGGCTCGGTCCCTGTGGGCCCGGGTCGTGGATGATGACGATGCGTCGTTCGGCATGGGCGGCGTTCGTGCAGAGCAGGCCAGCAACCATCACCATCGACATCAGGGAAACAGGCAGTGCGCGCATCTCGTTCTCCTTGCAGGATTCAGGGCGAGGCAGCGGTGGCTCCAGCCACCGGCACATGAGGGATCACCAGTTCCTGCTGCAGCTGGCTGCGCTGGTGCAGGAAGTCGAACACCGATTCCACGGTCACCACCGAATAGTTGCCGGAAATGCGTTCGCCGGCGGGATGGTCGGTCGTGGTGGCGTTGGCCACGAACAGGCGCGCACCCACGCGCTTGCCCAGGCCGATATGCAGTACGCTGGGCTGGTACTTCTGCTGGCGCAGCCACTGCTGGGCCTGTTCGCGCTTGACGATGGCGGGTGCCCCATCGGCCTGCGCCATCGCTGCGGCCAGCACTTCCAGCACCCACTGGTTGGAGTTCTGGTAGTCGGTGGCGAACGGGTAGGCGACCACGTTGTACCTGGTTTCGTGCAGCGCCTTGGGCTGGATCGACGGCGATACCAGCATCGCTTTCAATGCAGCACGCAGCGGTGCCGAAGGCACGCCGATGCGCAGGTCGGTATGCCCGCCGCTCTCGCCGACGAAGTTGCCCAGGCCTTCGTGGTACAGCTGCGAGCTGTCGGTCTTGCAACGGTTGAGCAGGTGCATCGCGCGCCAGCGGCCATCGTCCTCGCGCAGCAGGAAGGCCAGGTGGCTGTGTCGCAGGCCGTAGCGGCTCAGATCCTGGCCGCCGCGTGCGGCGACCACCACGTCCACATCCGGCAGCGCGTCCAGGCGTTCGGCGGTGGTCCAGGCCACGTCCAGCATCGCCGCCTGCGAGGCGACGCTGGGGTAGCGTTCGCGGCACTCGGAACTGTTGGCCCAAGCGGGCGCGGTCACCAGCAGGCTGGTGATCAGCAACGCAGCGCGGGGCAGGCGGGAGAAACGATCCATGTCGGTACCTTCAACGGCGGGCAGGCCCGCGCGCCGATCATACGCCGGTCAGCGCAGCGGACGGTCCACGCCCTTGCGCTTGAGCTCGCGGTCGCAGGCCTCGCTGATCGGCGCGATCGGCAGCGGCGGACGCTCGCCCGTCTTCGGATCGCGCAGCGCCGGCTGTTCGCGGTATGCATCCAGCTGCTGCTGGCACTGGTAGGAAATCGGATCCAGCTCGGTGGGCGTAGTGGAGCAGGCAGCGAGCAGGGCCAGTGGCAGCAGGAGCAGGGGGCGCATGAAGACGTTCAGCGTGAGGGGGGAAGCTGGACTCTAACCGTGCAGCCGGATCCAAATGTTCAGAAATCGCTGGGCACCCGGTTAACGGAGGGCCGGAGCAAGTCGGGGGCTTAGGCCATGTCGCGGGGCTTGGGCCGCGGCGCGGTAGAGTCGACTGTTAGTCGACTATCGCGCGCAGCGCGGGGTTTTCAGCGGTATCGCCAACAGCAGTCGACTAACAGTCGACTCTACAACTCCTTCGCTGTTTTCCCGGGCTCTTGCGAAAAGCCAAGCCGCGCTTTCACTTCCGCGGCCACCCGCGCGGTCTCGCGCAACGGCTCGATGCGGTCGTACTGCCAGTCCAGCCAGCGCGCCTGCAGCCGCCCACGCTCGCGCAGCTGCTGCTGGAAACGCGCCAGCCGACCCTGCGCGGTATTGGCCAGCGCCACCATCACCGGCATGCGCGTGGCGCAGGCTTCAGACAACAGGTTCACCGAGTCGGGTGACACCACCACGCGGTTGGCCCAGCCGAGCAGGCCGCCATAGGGATTGGTGCCGTCGCCACCATCGCCCCAGATCACATGCGGCAGGTCCGCAAACGTCGCACGCAGGATCTCGGCCAGTGCCGGCGGCGTGCGTCGCGAGGTGGTGGCCAGCAGGCTGCCACCCTCGCTGCGTATCTGGTCGGCCAGCGCACGGAACACAGCGACCATCGCCGTTTCATCCCACGGCGCCAGCGGCGTCGGTCCACCCACCAGCAGCGCGGTGCGCGGGCCGGGCAGGGTGCTGAAGCCGGCGAACGCGGCGCGGCCCCAGGCCAGCCAGTCATCGTCCACCGGGTTGAGGCTGCCGAGCAGGGTCAGCACATTGCTGCCGCGCAGGGCATCGTGTTCGGGCACCACCACCACATCCCAGTGGCGTGCAGCGATGCGCGGGTCGAGGATCTGCACCACCTGGCTGCCACGGGCGCGCAGCACGCGCAGCGCGCCCGCAGCCTGGCGACCACAGCCGATCGCCAGTGGCGGGGGCTCGGCGGCCAGTGTCGCGAAGGCCTCGCCGTAGCCGTTCACATCGCCCGGCAGGCGGCGCGGCGACAGCCAGCGCCAGGGGGCGCGCGGCTGCAGGACCAGCGGCCGATGGGCGCCCTGGCGCAGCGCCGAGGCCAGCGCGACCGCCTGGCGGACATTGCCCGCGCGGCCGTCAGTGACCGTCCAGGGTGCGCTCGATCGTTTCACCATTGGCATTAATTCGTTTCAGCCCTGCTGGGTGTTGCAACAGTCGCGACACTCTACACTGCGGCTCGTCGATTCGCCCCGCG
This genomic interval from Stenotrophomonas sp. 57 contains the following:
- a CDS encoding HAD family hydrolase, which gives rise to MNTPTPAPSRAIGLVGFDGDDTLWKSEDYYRKAEQDYLDLLSRYVDVHDTQTARHLLEVQQRHLGTFGYGVKSMTLSMIEAAIDITGQRIDAKDIQRILDIGHDTLRHPVELIDGVREAVAAIAEHYPVVLITKGDLFHQEAKIKVANLAELFPRIEIVSEKDPETYARVLAEFDLPMQRFVMVGNSLRSDIEPVVTLGGWGVHTPYAVTWAHETQHGVADDEPRMVTADTAHDWPAALAAIEAKAAAAA
- a CDS encoding VOC family protein — translated: MSASFVSPDVIRRLFAQAMSRMYRTEVPLYGTLVELVERINAQVLAQDPVLAAQLERNDERARLDEERHGAIRVGTVQELATLRRLFAVMGMYPVGYYDLSVAGVPVHSTAFRPLTGAALAQNPFRVFTSLLRLELIEDEALRAESAKILARRRIFTDGALALIDQAERDGGLSQADAGRFVDEALETFRWHGDATVDLPTYHALHNAHRLVADVVSFRGPHINHLTPRTLDIDAAQVAMIEHGMAAKAVIEGPPRRACPILLRQTSFKALEEAVHFPDAEGGDAGTHTARFGEIEQRGLALTPKGRALYDQLLSQARDAGGEGSTGGDYGQRLQAVFASFPDDHDTLRQEGLGYYRYQLTDAGRAAPERVADLPAEVLVAAGLATADPIVYEDFLPVSAAGIFQSNLGGEEQRAYAAHANREAFEQALGVAVNDEFEIYERLQAESLAALRG
- a CDS encoding acetyl-CoA hydrolase/transferase family protein, with protein sequence MSVDRIANARLRDRVVSAEAAAALIQPGETVAMSGFTGSGYPKAVPVELARRIEAVHAQGKPFQIKLMTGASTAPELDGALAKADGIAMRMPFQSDPDARNRINEGKLDYIDIHLSHVAQHVWFGFYGEIDTAVIEVSAIREDGSLVPSTSVGNNKTWLDLAKKVIVEVNEWQPAGVDGMHDIYYGTALPPHRKPIPLVNANDRIGDTALRCDPDKIVAVVRTNGPDRNSPFSPIDATSEQIASHLIEFLQHEVKKGRLPPNLLPLQSGVGNIPNAVLAGLAKSGFRDLAAFTEVIQDGMLDLLRDGVLSYASCTGFALSPQANETFKENIDFYRERIIMRTQEISNHPELVRRLGCIGMNGMIEVDIYGNVNSTHVMGTRIMNGIGGSGDFARNGFLSAFLSPSTAKNGTISAIVPMASHVDHTEHDVSVIVTEQGLADLRGLTPRKRAQVLIDNCAHPDFRPQLQDYFDRASRESYGKHTPHLLPEALSWHQRWLDTGTMKG
- the glnE gene encoding bifunctional [glutamate--ammonia ligase]-adenylyl-L-tyrosine phosphorylase/[glutamate--ammonia-ligase] adenylyltransferase produces the protein MTLAPAELPASLQPVVDRALSRLAQVLPEPAPADLLPLLTRLAVASDFALDTLVRQPALLAQLAAPGCPPIPAPVLDPLQSSDWPAQLRRWRAAMSTRLIWRDLAGLDDVAQTLAGATTLAEDCLRLALDALQQEFAQRHGVVRDGEGAPQQLVVFGLGKLGGGELNFSSDIDLVYAYAHGGESDGPRALAAEEYFARLGQRLAKLLDETTVDGFSHRVDLRLRPFGSAGRVALSFAAMDQYFQREGRDWERYAWLKARAVAGDIAAGEAWLQTLRPFVYRRYLDFTALDGLREMKAAITAEVARRELHEDIKRGAGGIREIEFLCQALQLIRGGREPALRERRLLVALDALVAAGQIAPADGAALREAYLFLRRLENRLQMLRDAQTHVLPSDALDRERIAVGLGYPDWDVLRAALAVQQARVSTEFAALLAPRKGQAAPDALANYWRSLPDGSSAPLLAEAGFLDANGADQSLRDFAQSTGVKSLSDAARARLDRVLPALLHAATRSPQPDAALKRVLGLLQAVLRRTSYLALLDEQPSALARLVDVLARSALLAERLAAYPLLLDELLDVRVSGPMPDAAGMLAECQQVLAVEDPESALRWLNETRLALSFRMAMATLDGRQGAVDSTRQLAELAQAVVITVLAMAEADMRAAHGEIPGGRFAIIGYGSLGGLELGFGSDLDLVFLHDNPAGVDASDGARPLEPGRWYARLAQKVMALLGAVTAAGRLYDIDVRLRPDGGKGSLVSSLASYTEYQRERAWTWEHQALVRARGVAGDASLLADFEQVRAQTLGRERDPATLYADVLKMRGRMRTELDRSDAVRLDLKQGAGGVVDLEFLLQTGVLARSAQHAALLQPRDTPSLIDALAVAGFLPEGTAQALHGAHATLLDVGLACTLDRRPRLAPTTPAIEEACAAIAAACRAAALPFG
- a CDS encoding queuosine precursor transporter translates to MSVRPAPLFAPLTPRALVLAVLAMGAVVLLSNVLVQYPINDWLTWGAFSYPVAFLVSNLINRRFGPGPARRVAWIGFLVAVLLSIWVATPRIAIASCSAFIVAQLLDITVFDRLRRGSWWRAPMVATTCSATVDTTIFWSIAFAGSALPWVSWAAGDLAVKLAIGVCLLAPFRALLWKMAPLRAAS
- a CDS encoding DUF2145 domain-containing protein, producing the protein MDRFSRLPRAALLITSLLVTAPAWANSSECRERYPSVASQAAMLDVAWTTAERLDALPDVDVVVAARGGQDLSRYGLRHSHLAFLLREDDGRWRAMHLLNRCKTDSSQLYHEGLGNFVGESGGHTDLRIGVPSAPLRAALKAMLVSPSIQPKALHETRYNVVAYPFATDYQNSNQWVLEVLAAAMAQADGAPAIVKREQAQQWLRQQKYQPSVLHIGLGKRVGARLFVANATTTDHPAGERISGNYSVVTVESVFDFLHQRSQLQQELVIPHVPVAGATAASP
- a CDS encoding mitochondrial fission ELM1 family protein, with product MVKRSSAPWTVTDGRAGNVRQAVALASALRQGAHRPLVLQPRAPWRWLSPRRLPGDVNGYGEAFATLAAEPPPLAIGCGRQAAGALRVLRARGSQVVQILDPRIAARHWDVVVVPEHDALRGSNVLTLLGSLNPVDDDWLAWGRAAFAGFSTLPGPRTALLVGGPTPLAPWDETAMVAVFRALADQIRSEGGSLLATTSRRTPPALAEILRATFADLPHVIWGDGGDGTNPYGGLLGWANRVVVSPDSVNLLSEACATRMPVMVALANTAQGRLARFQQQLRERGRLQARWLDWQYDRIEPLRETARVAAEVKARLGFSQEPGKTAKEL